The Novosphingobium terrae genome segment CCACGGTCTTGCCTTCCACGTCACCCGACTGGGCAACAGCGTCATCGCGGCGAGCGGCGTTTTCCGACTCGATGCGGGCGCGGTTGGCTTCGAAGACCTTGCGGTTGGCTTCGTTGGCGCGCAGCGCCTTCTTGTTGGGCAGCAGGAAGTTACGGGCGTAACCGTCCTTGACGTTCACGACGTCGCCGATGGTGCCCAGCTTCTCGATGCGTTCGAGGAGAATGATCTGCATGGGTCTTCTCCCTTACTTGACGAGGTAGGGCAGCAGGCCCACGTGGCGGGCGCGCTTGATGGCCTGGCTCAGCTCACGCTGCTTCTTGGCAGAAACGGCGGTGATGCGGCTGGGCACGATCTTGCCACGCTCGGACATGAAGCCCTGAAGCAGGCGCACGTCCTTGAAGTCGATCTTGGGAGCATTCTTGCCCGAGAACGGGCAGGACTTGCGGCGACGGAAAAATGCACGAGCCATGGATCAAGCCTCCTCGCGGTCGCGGCGACGGCTGCGCTCGCGGTCGTTCTTGCGCATCTGCACGCTGGGACCAGCTTCATGCTCGTCAACGCGGACGGTGATGAAGCGGATGACGTCTTCGTTGATGCTGGTCTGACGCTCCAGCTCGGCGACGACGCCGGCGGGGGCTTCAATGTTCAGCAGCACGAAGTGCGCCTTGCGGTTGCGCTTGATCTTGTAAGCCAGACCCTTGAGGCCCCAGGTCTCGGTCTTGGTGACCTTGCCGTTGTTGCTCTCGACGATCTCGGTGGCGGTGGCGGCCAGCGCATCAACCTGCGCTTGGCTCAGGTCCTGGCGAGCCAGGAACACGTGCTCATAAAGAGCCACGGCAACTTCCTTCACTTGTGTAACCGATCGTTGGCTGATCCGCGGGATTGCGGGGCCCCTCCGGCTTTCTTCGCATGTCCATACGCGCGGCCTGCGAATCCGCGCTTTCAGAAGGGTGGGCGCATAGAGGATTGCAGCGCGAAAGCAAGGGAAATCGGGGGTTGAGGGAGATTCAGAAGGTTAAGGGCGAGGGGGTTACCCCCTCGCGCTCCCATGACGTCTTCCGGCTCATGGGCAGGGGTTCCCGACCGTCGCGCCCGGACGATCCACCTGCGTTACCTGTGGCGCCGCAGGCTTTAAAGCCCATGCTTCCAAAGCTGTGCCCGGAGTTGCTGCCTGCGGCGCAGCGACGTTGCTCTGCCGAAGAACCCTTGGCGCAGCGTAGACATTAAAGGGAGCGCGAGGGTGATGACCCTCGCATGTCTCTTACTTCAACCCCTTTAACAGATCGGTGGCGAACAGGCTGAGCGTATCGTCCCGGGCGCCCATCACCACGATTCGATCTCCGGGCTGCGCGAGGGCGATCATGGCCTCACCGCAAGCTTCGCGAGTCGGGATATGCCGGGCGTGAGGCGCGGAAGCGCTGCCCTGCGCAATCAGGCTGATGATGCGTTCGGAGCCTTCCGAGCGATCCACCGTGCCGCCGAAATAGACCGGATCGCAGAGGATGACGTGATCTTCGGGATCGAGCAGGTCGGCGAAGACCTGTGCCAGTTCCGAGCCCATCTGGCGAAGCGGGCCATAGCCGTGAGGCTGGAAGAAGGCGATGATGCGCCCGGGGTGGCTCTTGAGCGTCTTGAGCGTGGCCGAGACCTTGTCCGGATTATGGCCGAAATCGTCGATCACGGTGATGCCCGAGGGCGAGGTGCCGACGATATCGAAACGACGGGCAAGGCCCTCGAAACCAGCCAGCGCCTGAACGGCATCGCTGACGGGTATGCCTGCAGCCTTCGCGGCGGCGATGGCAGCAAGGGCATTGGCGAGGTTGTGGCGACCGGGCACTTTCAGCGAGAGGTTGAATGTGGTGGACAGGGTGGGATTCGAACCCACGGTGTCGATCACCTGCGCAGAAATGCTGGTCGGCCCTTCAACGATGCTGCCGGGCACCACGCTGATCTCGGCCTCGGCGCTGTCGATCCCGAAGGTGACCAGCTTTTTCGCACGCCCCGCCAACGCCGCCGTCTCGACATCGTCCAGATTGATCACGCCCACATCGGCTCGCGCCAGAAAATCGCCGAACAGAGCGCGCAGTTCCTCCAGACTCTTGTGGTCGAGGCTGACATTGTTCAGTACCGCCACACTCGGGCGATAGAGCGCGATGGAGCCGTCACTCTCATCCACCTCGGACACGAACAGCCCGCCGCTGCCCACCCGCGCGCTGGCGAAAGGCGCATCGGGCGCGCGGAAATTCTTCATCACCGCGCCATTCATGATCGTGGGGTCACGGCCCAGAGCGGTCATGATCCAGCCGATCATACCAGTGACCGTGCTCTTGCCGCTGGTGCCCCCCACCGCGAGCCGATAGGCCGAGGCGTTGAACAGTTCGGAGAGCAACTGCGCCCGGCTCATGCGCGGGCAGCCCAGTTCCTTGGCGCGCACCATTTCCGGCACGGTGTCCTCCACGGCGGCGGAGGCGACCAGCACCTGCTGGGCGCCGGTGATGCCGCTGCCATCCTGCGGGAATAGCGTGAAGCCAAGGTTTTCCAGCCAGCTGAATTTTTCCGGCGTGCGCCCCTGATCGCGGCCCCGGTCCGAACCGGCCACCTCAGCGCCCAACCCTCGCAGGATCAGCGCCAGAGGCAGCATGCCCGATCCGCCGATGCCGCAGAAGAACCATGGGTGAGAGGTGAGCGTGCTGTTCTCGGTCATGCGGGCGGGCCTATGCGGCGCCGCGCCAAAGGGCAAGAGCGTTGCCTTTGCCTGCCGCCAGAGGCTATCCCTCCTCCCAT includes the following:
- the rpsR gene encoding 30S ribosomal protein S18, with translation MARAFFRRRKSCPFSGKNAPKIDFKDVRLLQGFMSERGKIVPSRITAVSAKKQRELSQAIKRARHVGLLPYLVK
- the rpsF gene encoding 30S ribosomal protein S6, which produces MALYEHVFLARQDLSQAQVDALAATATEIVESNNGKVTKTETWGLKGLAYKIKRNRKAHFVLLNIEAPAGVVAELERQTSINEDVIRFITVRVDEHEAGPSVQMRKNDRERSRRRDREEA
- a CDS encoding glutamate ligase domain-containing protein, with product MTENSTLTSHPWFFCGIGGSGMLPLALILRGLGAEVAGSDRGRDQGRTPEKFSWLENLGFTLFPQDGSGITGAQQVLVASAAVEDTVPEMVRAKELGCPRMSRAQLLSELFNASAYRLAVGGTSGKSTVTGMIGWIMTALGRDPTIMNGAVMKNFRAPDAPFASARVGSGGLFVSEVDESDGSIALYRPSVAVLNNVSLDHKSLEELRALFGDFLARADVGVINLDDVETAALAGRAKKLVTFGIDSAEAEISVVPGSIVEGPTSISAQVIDTVGSNPTLSTTFNLSLKVPGRHNLANALAAIAAAKAAGIPVSDAVQALAGFEGLARRFDIVGTSPSGITVIDDFGHNPDKVSATLKTLKSHPGRIIAFFQPHGYGPLRQMGSELAQVFADLLDPEDHVILCDPVYFGGTVDRSEGSERIISLIAQGSASAPHARHIPTREACGEAMIALAQPGDRIVVMGARDDTLSLFATDLLKGLK